From a single Okeanomitos corallinicola TIOX110 genomic region:
- a CDS encoding DUF1611 domain-containing protein: MRLPLNKKIAILLHEGLTGSQGKTGLSILRYSESPIVAVIDKESEGKSLANITGIKRDVPIVASIAAALQYQPEVLVIGIAPKGGMIPDNYWADIKDALKGGMSLVNGLHVHLANIPDLKALLKPGQIIWDVRKEPGNLDIAAGLAKNLPCRRVLTVGTDMAIGKMSTSLELHWAAKSRGWKSKFLATGQTGLMLEGDGIALDAVRVDFAAGAVEQLVMRFGKHYDILQIEGQGSLLHPGSTATLPLIRGSQPTHLILLHQFGQTHNRNNPYIPIPSLPEVIKMYEIVASGAGAFGQVPVAGVALNTRKLDENAAKEAIAQITSETGLPCTDPVRFDAGILLDAVMQS; this comes from the coding sequence GTGAGATTACCACTTAATAAAAAGATTGCTATTTTATTACATGAAGGATTAACTGGAAGTCAGGGAAAAACTGGTTTATCCATTTTACGTTATAGTGAATCTCCCATAGTTGCAGTTATAGATAAAGAGTCTGAAGGTAAGTCCTTAGCAAATATCACAGGTATCAAGCGTGATGTACCAATTGTGGCATCTATAGCCGCAGCTTTGCAGTATCAACCGGAAGTTTTAGTGATTGGTATAGCACCCAAAGGTGGGATGATACCTGATAATTATTGGGCTGATATCAAAGATGCTTTAAAAGGGGGAATGTCTTTAGTTAATGGTTTGCACGTGCATTTAGCAAATATACCTGATTTAAAAGCACTGCTTAAACCAGGACAAATTATTTGGGATGTTCGCAAAGAACCGGGTAATTTAGATATTGCTGCTGGTTTAGCTAAAAATCTTCCCTGTCGTCGAGTGTTGACGGTGGGTACGGATATGGCCATTGGCAAGATGTCTACCAGTTTAGAGCTACATTGGGCAGCTAAGTCAAGGGGTTGGAAGTCAAAGTTTTTAGCTACCGGTCAAACTGGGTTAATGTTAGAAGGTGATGGTATCGCTTTAGACGCAGTGCGGGTTGATTTTGCTGCGGGTGCGGTGGAACAGTTAGTAATGCGCTTTGGCAAACATTATGATATTTTGCAAATTGAAGGACAGGGTTCTTTATTACACCCTGGTTCAACGGCAACTTTACCTTTAATTCGAGGTTCTCAGCCTACGCATTTAATTTTATTGCATCAATTTGGACAAACTCACAACCGTAATAACCCTTATATACCGATTCCATCTCTACCAGAAGTGATCAAGATGTATGAAATAGTCGCTAGTGGTGCGGGTGCGTTTGGTCAAGTTCCAGTAGCGGGAGTAGCTTTAAACACTAGAAAGTTAGATGAAAATGCTGCTAAGGAGGCGATCGCCCAAATTACATCTGAGACAGGTTTACCTTGTACAGATCCCGTCAGGTTTGACGCAGGAATATTGTTAGATGCAGTGATGCAGAGTTAG
- a CDS encoding dipeptide epimerase, which translates to MKTQISQFTVNKRFPLTISRGTTAQTTNIIVKIKENGIEGWGEASPFGVGNQGQTTEIIIQALNRITPILELYNPWQRQEIEDILNQYQISSAARAAIDMALYDWMGKSIDLPLWKIWGLNINKIVPTSVTIGINSPEGAAKRTQDWLEYMDVKLLKIKLGSKEGIAADQKMLLAVKQTAPNIALFVDANGGWSLADAISMSLWLADLGIQYIEQPLPRGEEQNLATLKKHSPLPIFVDESCFTSADISKLAEYVDGINIKLMKSGGLSEALRMVNTAKAHNLQVMFGCYSDSCLANTAASQLAPLADYLDLDSHLNLIDDPFMGASVENGRILPNNLPGLGVKYSEITT; encoded by the coding sequence ATGAAAACACAAATTAGTCAATTTACAGTCAACAAAAGATTTCCCTTAACAATAAGTAGAGGAACAACAGCACAAACCACAAACATCATCGTAAAAATCAAAGAAAACGGAATAGAAGGATGGGGAGAAGCATCACCCTTTGGAGTAGGAAACCAGGGACAAACAACAGAGATAATTATCCAAGCATTAAACCGAATCACCCCTATTTTAGAATTATATAACCCTTGGCAAAGACAAGAAATAGAAGATATATTAAATCAATATCAAATCTCATCAGCAGCCAGAGCAGCAATAGACATGGCATTATATGATTGGATGGGAAAAAGTATAGATTTACCACTTTGGAAAATCTGGGGATTAAACATTAATAAAATCGTTCCTACATCAGTAACAATTGGAATTAATTCCCCAGAAGGTGCAGCCAAACGTACCCAAGACTGGCTAGAATATATGGATGTGAAATTATTAAAAATAAAACTAGGATCAAAAGAGGGAATAGCAGCAGATCAAAAAATGCTCCTAGCAGTAAAACAAACTGCACCAAATATTGCCTTATTTGTTGATGCTAACGGAGGTTGGAGTTTAGCAGATGCTATATCTATGTCTTTGTGGTTAGCAGATTTAGGGATTCAATATATAGAACAACCATTACCCAGAGGTGAAGAACAAAATTTAGCAACTTTAAAAAAACATTCACCTTTACCCATTTTTGTAGATGAAAGTTGCTTTACCAGTGCAGATATTTCTAAATTAGCTGAATATGTGGATGGAATTAATATTAAATTGATGAAATCTGGGGGTTTAAGTGAAGCATTGAGAATGGTAAATACAGCTAAAGCACATAATTTACAAGTCATGTTTGGCTGTTATTCTGATAGTTGTTTAGCTAATACAGCAGCTTCACAACTTGCACCATTAGCAGATTATTTAGACTTAGATAGTCACCTGAATTTAATTGATGATCCTTTTATGGGTGCATCAGTAGAAAACGGACGAATTTTACCTAATAATTTACCAGGTTTGGGAGTAAAATACAGTGAGATTACCACTTAA